A window from Borrelia sp. P9F1 encodes these proteins:
- the infB gene encoding translation initiation factor IF-2: GRNYTHNRESSGGHSYGSGNMRGAGGDRASSVRGTFSRDNFLGGQQQQGGRGRYTGRNYTHNRESSGGVQSQTFRRVIRAKVVPSAPAPVDSDNKGINRKLGEKKKQQQESQKSYKRKKEETDIKTIEQKVFEQLQKKKKENLANPIPKSIDIMGTITVAELAKKMNLKSSDLITKLMSLGVMATINEKLDSDTATILVEEYGARVNVVSIYDETVIEEEEDDESQRVEKPPVITVMGHVDHGKTKLLSVLQKIDINRMEAGGITQHIGAYTISYNKHEITFLDTPGHEAFTMMRSRGARVTDIVVLVVSSVDGVMPQTVEAINHAKEAKVPIIVAISKIDLPEANLDRVKHQLSEYELVPEEWGGNTIFVSISALKNIGISKLLDMIILQSEVMALKANPNKRAVGRILDARVDLGRGIICSVIIEDGTLSVGDSFVGGIYHGKVRALINERGVSVKSIGPAKAVSVLGFSSIPQAGDPFQTTKTEKEAKFISSRRQDLKKYENAQNVKKITISNLYDSIKEGELKELKIILKADVQGSVEALKYSLEKLTNDELRVRVIHSSAGAITETDISFAAASEAIIIGFHVRPTAKAQMLADQEKVEIRKYNIIYDAINDIKSVLEGMLEPDIEQKFIGFAEVRAVISVPKVGVVAGCYVSQGLIKRDAVTNVMREGFQIHSGKISSLKRFKDDVKEVGAQYECGIIIDNYSNIKEGDIIEAFEIKKVKRRFGS, translated from the coding sequence TGGTAGGAATTACACTCATAACAGGGAATCTAGTGGAGGTCATTCTTACGGTAGTGGCAATATGAGAGGGGCGGGGGGGGATAGAGCTTCTAGTGTGAGGGGGACATTTAGTAGGGATAATTTTTTGGGGGGGCAACAACAGCAAGGAGGCAGGGGGAGATATACTGGTAGGAATTACACTCATAACAGGGAATCTAGCGGTGGGGTTCAGTCTCAGACTTTCAGACGAGTAATAAGGGCCAAGGTTGTGCCTAGTGCACCGGCACCTGTTGATTCTGATAATAAGGGAATTAATAGAAAACTTGGAGAGAAAAAGAAGCAACAACAGGAGAGCCAAAAGAGCTATAAGAGAAAGAAGGAAGAAACTGATATTAAGACAATAGAACAGAAAGTCTTTGAACAGCTTCAGAAAAAAAAGAAAGAAAATTTGGCAAATCCAATACCTAAGTCAATTGATATTATGGGAACTATCACTGTAGCAGAGCTGGCAAAGAAGATGAATTTGAAATCTTCAGATTTAATTACTAAATTGATGTCTTTAGGCGTAATGGCAACCATTAATGAGAAGCTTGACTCTGATACGGCTACTATTTTAGTTGAAGAATACGGGGCTAGGGTTAATGTGGTTTCAATTTATGATGAAACGGTTATAGAGGAAGAGGAGGATGACGAGAGTCAGAGAGTTGAGAAACCACCTGTTATTACTGTAATGGGGCATGTTGATCATGGAAAGACTAAGCTTTTATCGGTTTTACAAAAAATTGATATAAATCGAATGGAAGCTGGAGGGATTACCCAGCATATTGGTGCTTATACCATTAGTTATAACAAACATGAGATAACATTTTTAGATACGCCAGGGCATGAAGCTTTTACTATGATGAGGAGTCGAGGGGCTCGGGTTACAGACATCGTGGTTCTTGTTGTCTCTTCGGTGGATGGTGTGATGCCTCAGACAGTTGAGGCTATTAATCATGCAAAGGAAGCGAAGGTGCCAATTATCGTTGCGATTAGTAAAATAGATTTGCCAGAAGCTAATTTGGATAGGGTTAAGCATCAACTTTCGGAATATGAACTTGTTCCCGAAGAATGGGGAGGAAATACGATTTTTGTTTCAATTTCAGCTCTTAAGAATATTGGTATTTCTAAACTTCTTGATATGATTATTTTACAATCTGAAGTAATGGCGTTGAAGGCGAATCCGAATAAGAGGGCTGTTGGTAGGATACTTGATGCTAGGGTTGATTTGGGGCGTGGGATAATTTGTTCTGTGATTATCGAAGATGGGACTCTTTCTGTGGGTGACTCTTTTGTAGGTGGAATATATCACGGTAAGGTTAGGGCATTGATAAATGAGAGGGGTGTGTCTGTGAAGAGCATTGGACCTGCTAAGGCAGTTAGTGTTTTGGGTTTCTCTTCTATTCCGCAGGCTGGGGATCCGTTTCAGACAACAAAGACGGAGAAGGAAGCTAAATTCATTAGTTCTAGAAGGCAGGATCTTAAGAAATATGAAAATGCTCAAAATGTTAAAAAGATCACTATATCAAATCTTTATGATTCAATCAAAGAAGGAGAGTTGAAAGAACTTAAGATAATTTTAAAGGCTGATGTGCAGGGTTCTGTTGAGGCTTTAAAGTATTCTCTTGAAAAATTGACTAATGATGAACTTAGGGTAAGGGTTATTCATTCATCAGCAGGAGCAATAACGGAAACTGATATTAGTTTCGCGGCTGCAAGTGAGGCTATTATTATTGGTTTTCATGTAAGACCTACTGCAAAGGCTCAGATGTTAGCTGATCAAGAAAAAGTTGAAATTAGAAAATATAATATAATTTATGACGCAATAAATGATATTAAATCAGTTCTTGAGGGAATGCTTGAACCAGATATTGAGCAAAAGTTTATTGGATTTGCCGAGGTTCGGGCTGTTATTAGCGTGCCTAAAGTTGGGGTGGTTGCTGGTTGTTATGTTTCACAAGGATTAATAAAAAGAGATGCTGTTACTAATGTTATGAGAGAAGGGTTTCAGATACATTCTGGTAAAATATCTTCACTTAAGAGATTTAAGGACGATGTTAAGGAAGTTGGTGCACAGTATGAGTGTGGGATCATAATTGATAATTATTCTAATATTAAGGAAGGAGATATCATTGAAGCATTTGAGATTAAGAAGGTAAAAAGACGCTTTGGGTCTTAA
- the rbfA gene encoding 30S ribosome-binding factor RbfA, with amino-acid sequence MEKGIRKTKLESLLGQEIGNLIVTKGIKDPRVHEFLTVVRVEVSGDLINAKVFIGSVKEGASLDNAIKALNNAKGFIQGEIVKRIKVRNTPKLSFFRDDTIARAFYVNKIIDNLNIK; translated from the coding sequence ATGGAAAAAGGAATAAGAAAGACAAAGCTTGAGAGTTTGTTAGGTCAGGAAATTGGTAATTTAATAGTAACGAAGGGTATAAAGGATCCAAGGGTTCATGAATTTTTGACTGTTGTGAGGGTTGAGGTTTCAGGTGATTTGATCAATGCAAAGGTATTTATTGGGTCTGTTAAGGAAGGTGCCTCTCTTGATAATGCTATCAAGGCTTTAAATAACGCTAAGGGCTTTATCCAGGGAGAGATTGTAAAGAGAATTAAGGTTAGAAATACTCCAAAATTAAGTTTTTTCAGGGATGATACTATTGCTAGGGCTTTTTATGTTAATAAAATAATTGATAATTTAAATATTAAGTAA
- the truB gene encoding tRNA pseudouridine(55) synthase TruB has product MNGIILLNKRSGVTSFEALSPLKKYYAGSRIGHTGTLDKFASGLLVVLVGKYTNLSSYITSLSKEYVAEFEFGVETDTLDPSGRITNRVNYIPSLEELSLGLESFVGELYQVPPKFSSVHVNGNRAYKLALRGENFEIQPRKVKIYDIQILDYNIDSRILKLKIKCSKGTYVRSIARDLAFSLSSCAYVRSLERVCVGDFRLDSACFCENLNNNSLMSLESLSLFEVMYVDTCLVKSVKNGVYINIVIDLDEFKIFKSRDEQTLAVVRGTGLNKYRYVIIF; this is encoded by the coding sequence ATGAATGGGATTATCTTATTAAATAAGAGAAGTGGTGTGACTTCTTTTGAGGCTCTGTCTCCTTTGAAGAAGTATTATGCTGGGAGTCGCATTGGGCATACAGGGACTCTTGACAAGTTTGCTAGTGGGCTTTTGGTTGTTCTTGTTGGGAAATATACTAATCTTTCAAGTTATATTACATCTTTGAGTAAAGAGTATGTTGCAGAGTTTGAGTTTGGAGTTGAGACAGACACCCTTGATCCTAGTGGTAGAATAACAAACAGAGTAAACTATATTCCAAGTTTGGAAGAATTAAGTCTTGGACTTGAGTCTTTCGTAGGTGAGCTTTATCAAGTCCCTCCTAAATTTTCTTCAGTGCATGTTAATGGAAATAGAGCTTATAAATTGGCTCTCAGAGGAGAAAATTTTGAAATTCAACCTAGAAAAGTTAAGATTTATGATATACAAATCTTGGACTACAATATTGATTCTCGTATTTTAAAGCTAAAAATAAAATGTTCTAAGGGAACATATGTTAGAAGTATTGCAAGAGATTTGGCTTTTTCTTTGAGTTCGTGTGCTTATGTTAGGAGTCTTGAAAGAGTATGTGTTGGGGATTTCAGATTGGATAGTGCTTGCTTTTGTGAAAATCTAAATAATAATTCTTTGATGAGTTTAGAATCGTTAAGTCTTTTTGAAGTAATGTATGTTGATACTTGCTTGGTTAAATCCGTTAAGAATGGTGTTTATATTAATATTGTTATTGATTTAGATGAGTTTAAGATATTTAAGAGCAGGGATGAGCAGACATTAGCGGTTGTGCGTGGTACCGGGTTAAATAAATACAGATATGTCATTATATTTTAA
- the rpsO gene encoding 30S ribosomal protein S15, producing MISKEQKQKIVSEFGRSADDTGSVEVQVALITSRIKYLTEHLKVNKKDYSSKRGLLKLVGQRRSLLRYYQNKNLEAYRTLIARLGLRK from the coding sequence GTGATTAGTAAGGAACAGAAACAAAAGATAGTTTCGGAATTTGGCAGGAGTGCGGATGATACAGGTTCTGTTGAGGTTCAGGTAGCTTTAATTACGAGTAGAATAAAGTATTTAACGGAACATTTAAAAGTAAATAAGAAGGATTATAGCTCGAAGAGAGGTTTGTTGAAGTTGGTTGGGCAGAGAAGGAGCTTGTTAAGGTATTATCAGAATAAAAATTTGGAGGCTTACAGAACTTTGATAGCTAGACTTGGACTTAGAAAGTAG
- the pnp gene encoding polyribonucleotide nucleotidyltransferase, whose amino-acid sequence MKKVLKLKIGREELVLETGLLARQANGAVLATYGGSTVLATVCCSDSVREDLDFVPLSVEYNEKYYAAGKIPGGFIKREGKPKDKEVLVSRLIDRPMRPLFDKRFGRDIQVVPTTLSTDQMNPPDIVGMNAAFTAVFLSDIPFDGPISAVRIAYLNDEFIVNPSFEEIQDSSLDIVVAGSLDGITMVEGGASEVSEEILLVAIDKAHEYIKQICEMQKEFESIVGCREKLPLAYDERVFEFKDELRDLIYAELKEACFVLGKLNRERAIKLVKKRAHEHFSSVGKLNDENESLFIRAFDDFEQEIVRKSILEDNIRTDGRTPVEIRNIFAEVDLLNRTHGSALFTRGETQALAVTTLGTSIDEQIMDDIDGDKRLNFMLHYNFPPFSVGETGRLMTGRREIGHGHLAQRSLEAMLPRKDDFPYTIRVVSEVLESNGSSSMATVCSGSMSLMAAGVPAKEQVAGIAMGLISEGDRYVILSDILGEEDHLGDMDFKVAGTKNGITGFQMDIKISNVTRQLMRDALEQARVGRMHILSIMDSVISKARVDISDNAPKILQLQIDIDKISLVIGSTGKTVKAITEEFEVRVQIEQDGKIVIFGDDSLKMQKAKERIESIVKEPKVGEIYEGVVKKINSFGAFVELTPAKEGFLSTRVRTRDDRYGGGRGSRYGDSKNIKYGDSRRNMGTRPPRLEEGQKIKVKITEIDKFGKIELEFVGD is encoded by the coding sequence TTGAAAAAAGTTTTGAAGTTGAAAATAGGAAGAGAAGAGCTAGTGTTGGAGACGGGGTTGCTGGCTAGGCAGGCAAATGGTGCGGTTCTTGCCACTTATGGTGGGTCTACTGTGCTTGCTACGGTTTGTTGTTCAGATTCGGTGCGTGAAGATTTGGATTTTGTACCGCTTTCGGTTGAATATAACGAAAAGTATTATGCTGCTGGGAAAATTCCTGGGGGGTTTATTAAAAGAGAGGGTAAGCCCAAGGATAAGGAAGTGCTTGTTTCTAGACTAATAGACAGGCCTATGAGGCCTCTTTTTGATAAAAGGTTTGGCAGGGATATTCAGGTTGTGCCGACAACTCTATCTACGGATCAGATGAATCCTCCTGATATTGTTGGTATGAATGCTGCTTTTACGGCGGTCTTTTTGTCAGATATCCCATTTGATGGTCCAATTTCGGCTGTTAGGATAGCATATTTGAATGATGAATTTATAGTCAATCCCTCTTTTGAAGAGATTCAAGATTCTTCGCTCGATATTGTTGTTGCGGGGAGTTTAGATGGGATTACTATGGTTGAGGGTGGTGCTAGTGAGGTTAGTGAGGAGATATTGCTCGTTGCAATAGATAAGGCTCATGAATATATTAAACAAATATGCGAGATGCAAAAAGAGTTTGAATCTATTGTTGGGTGTAGGGAAAAGTTGCCACTTGCCTATGATGAGAGGGTGTTTGAATTTAAGGATGAGCTTAGAGACTTAATTTATGCCGAACTTAAGGAGGCTTGTTTTGTTTTGGGGAAGCTTAATAGGGAAAGGGCTATAAAGTTAGTAAAGAAAAGGGCACATGAACATTTCTCTTCTGTTGGTAAGTTAAATGACGAAAATGAAAGTCTTTTCATTAGGGCTTTTGATGACTTTGAGCAGGAAATTGTTAGAAAATCAATCCTTGAAGATAATATTAGGACAGATGGTCGTACTCCTGTGGAGATAAGAAATATTTTTGCAGAAGTTGATCTTTTAAATAGAACGCATGGATCTGCTCTTTTTACAAGGGGTGAGACTCAGGCTTTGGCTGTGACTACTTTGGGGACAAGTATTGATGAGCAGATAATGGATGATATTGATGGGGATAAGCGACTTAATTTTATGCTTCATTATAATTTTCCTCCCTTTTCTGTCGGGGAAACAGGTAGGCTTATGACTGGAAGGCGCGAGATTGGTCATGGTCATCTGGCTCAAAGGTCTTTGGAAGCTATGTTGCCTAGGAAGGATGATTTTCCGTACACTATTAGGGTGGTATCTGAGGTGTTGGAATCAAATGGTTCATCGTCAATGGCTACAGTATGTTCTGGTAGTATGTCTTTGATGGCCGCTGGGGTTCCTGCTAAGGAACAGGTTGCAGGAATTGCCATGGGTCTTATTAGTGAAGGCGATAGGTATGTTATTTTAAGTGATATTTTAGGTGAAGAGGACCATTTAGGTGATATGGATTTTAAGGTTGCAGGAACTAAAAACGGGATTACTGGTTTTCAAATGGATATTAAGATTTCAAATGTTACAAGGCAGTTGATGAGGGATGCACTTGAGCAGGCTCGTGTAGGCAGAATGCATATTTTATCTATTATGGATTCTGTAATTTCAAAGGCGAGAGTGGATATATCTGACAATGCGCCTAAGATTCTTCAGTTACAGATTGATATTGATAAAATTTCTCTTGTTATTGGATCTACTGGCAAGACAGTTAAGGCAATTACGGAGGAGTTTGAAGTTAGGGTGCAAATTGAGCAAGATGGAAAAATTGTCATTTTTGGGGATGATAGTTTAAAGATGCAGAAAGCAAAAGAGAGGATAGAGAGTATTGTTAAGGAGCCCAAGGTTGGTGAAATTTATGAAGGAGTTGTAAAGAAGATTAACAGTTTCGGAGCCTTCGTTGAGCTTACTCCTGCAAAGGAAGGATTTTTAAGTACTCGGGTAAGAACTAGAGATGATAGATACGGAGGTGGAAGAGGTTCTAGGTATGGCGACAGTAAAAATATTAAGTATGGCGATAGCAGGCGGAATATGGGGACTCGCCCTCCAAGATTAGAGGAGGGGCAAAAAATTAAGGTTAAGATAACTGAGATAGATAAATTTGGTAAGATTGAGCTTGAATTCGTTGGGGATTAG
- a CDS encoding LptF/LptG family permease, producing the protein MKVSKNNYESYIIAEFFKYFLITFLFFFFVFFINQILFFMRILLQNYVPFLKAFIFVVYSLPMVIALSPPFAALISVVLTVHRFKLNNEILAFRSIGISILNLLVPFLKLGVVIAFISFVSNDFLLPLGSIGRLKIFNEIKEEVPHLVLKPYSSKQYGDLIFVSGEKSDTGYKNVTFFDNTRLKGYDRVFIAKNLNIQKENYQVYFILNEVLSIALTDDASGFYDYFYADLMKYSIDQVTFSDGFLLNYITPSQMSIRDVIKLVDKQTRLIEDLDVQNDLEEDLLNLNFSNSYLNYLYDKSKILDDRSILENVDYMYSLNLNYSPYEDMAVKKNYALFSLELYQKISLPLSVLFFIFLAFGMGMYSNKKYSIILELVISILICVAYWVMFIGGKVYTVQNAPNPFLVAVFPNVLLIFAGAMLFLRLLRK; encoded by the coding sequence ATGAAAGTATCAAAAAACAATTATGAATCTTACATAATTGCTGAGTTTTTTAAGTATTTTTTAATTACTTTTTTATTTTTTTTCTTTGTGTTCTTCATCAATCAAATACTTTTTTTCATGAGGATACTTCTTCAGAATTATGTTCCATTTTTGAAGGCTTTTATTTTTGTTGTATATTCTCTTCCAATGGTTATTGCACTTTCGCCGCCCTTTGCGGCTTTAATCTCAGTTGTACTTACCGTTCATAGGTTTAAGCTTAATAATGAAATATTAGCATTCAGATCAATTGGAATATCTATTTTGAATTTATTAGTTCCTTTTTTGAAATTGGGGGTAGTTATAGCGTTTATTTCGTTTGTTTCAAATGATTTTTTACTTCCTCTTGGTTCTATTGGTAGGTTAAAAATTTTTAATGAAATAAAAGAAGAAGTTCCTCATTTAGTGTTAAAGCCTTATTCGAGTAAGCAATATGGAGATTTAATATTTGTGTCTGGGGAAAAATCGGATACAGGGTATAAAAATGTTACTTTTTTTGATAATACTAGACTTAAAGGGTACGATAGGGTATTTATTGCTAAGAATCTTAATATCCAAAAGGAGAATTATCAGGTATATTTCATCTTAAACGAAGTATTGTCAATTGCCTTAACAGATGATGCGAGTGGGTTTTATGATTATTTTTATGCGGATCTAATGAAATATTCAATTGATCAAGTTACATTTAGCGATGGGTTTTTGCTAAACTACATAACTCCTTCTCAAATGAGCATAAGAGATGTTATTAAACTTGTTGATAAGCAAACTAGGTTAATTGAAGATTTAGATGTACAGAATGATTTAGAAGAAGATCTGCTGAATTTAAATTTTTCAAATAGCTATTTAAATTATTTGTATGATAAAAGTAAGATATTAGATGATAGGTCTATTCTTGAGAATGTGGATTACATGTATAGTCTAAATTTAAATTATAGTCCTTATGAGGATATGGCAGTTAAAAAGAATTATGCTCTTTTTTCTCTGGAGCTTTATCAAAAAATTAGCCTACCATTATCTGTTTTATTTTTTATCTTTTTAGCTTTTGGTATGGGTATGTATTCAAATAAAAAGTATTCTATTATCCTTGAGCTTGTAATTTCAATTCTTATTTGTGTTGCCTATTGGGTAATGTTTATTGGTGGAAAAGTGTATACGGTGCAGAATGCACCAAATCCTTTTCTTGTTGCTGTCTTCCCAAATGTGTTATTAATCTTTGCAGGAGCGATGCTTTTTTTGAGACTTTTGAGGAAATGA
- a CDS encoding LptF/LptG family permease translates to MRVDKLFVKNITLTFLFMNFLFMILIVLGDLFVNLLSYLDNKLSVSDIIYIYYLYLPKSFSDGVALSFLFSVSNLIGNLSMRNEIIGLFSCGISLSRILRPIIVISVGISVILFFFDNYLVIDTITQRDSFLKNSMGKGSSNGTVIIRDFAREIYNIRYYDVDDDAISNLIIILRDSNDTFSKRYDVGKAVWVDHKWNLYEVREFIKVGREIVENFHEVLDGQGIVNLEPEYIKIVMLSSKTLNFSKLTSWIRSLKAENLDYSEALFDFLNRIFFSFRLILLSFTVGFISLALRKNIFILSLLNSIAFAVIYVISIVIFNFLADLGYLPITVASSFTTVLFLVTNLVIYKFVRK, encoded by the coding sequence ATGAGAGTAGATAAACTTTTTGTAAAGAATATAACATTAACCTTTTTGTTTATGAATTTTCTCTTCATGATTTTGATTGTGCTTGGGGATCTGTTTGTCAATCTTTTAAGTTATCTTGATAATAAACTTAGTGTTAGTGATATCATTTACATTTATTATTTATATCTTCCTAAATCTTTTTCAGATGGTGTTGCTTTGTCTTTTCTTTTTTCTGTTTCTAATCTTATTGGTAATCTTTCCATGAGAAATGAAATAATAGGACTTTTTAGTTGTGGGATCTCTCTGTCTAGGATATTAAGACCAATAATTGTAATTAGTGTTGGAATATCGGTAATTCTCTTCTTTTTTGATAATTATTTGGTCATAGACACTATTACCCAAAGAGACTCTTTTCTTAAAAATAGCATGGGGAAAGGGTCCAGCAATGGAACTGTGATAATAAGAGATTTTGCAAGAGAAATTTACAACATTAGATATTACGATGTCGATGATGATGCTATTTCTAATTTAATAATTATTTTAAGGGATAGTAATGATACTTTTAGTAAAAGATATGATGTGGGTAAGGCTGTGTGGGTTGATCATAAGTGGAATCTTTATGAGGTGAGAGAGTTTATTAAGGTTGGAAGGGAAATTGTAGAAAATTTTCATGAGGTTCTTGACGGCCAGGGTATTGTTAATCTGGAACCTGAGTATATTAAGATAGTGATGTTGTCTTCAAAAACACTGAATTTTTCAAAACTTACTAGTTGGATTAGATCTCTTAAGGCGGAGAATTTGGATTATTCTGAGGCTTTATTTGATTTTTTAAATAGGATATTTTTTTCATTTAGATTAATACTACTGAGTTTCACTGTTGGTTTCATAAGTCTTGCTTTAAGGAAAAATATTTTTATACTCAGTTTGCTAAATAGTATTGCATTTGCAGTTATATATGTTATTTCAATTGTGATTTTTAATTTTCTAGCTGATCTTGGTTATTTACCTATAACAGTTGCAAGTTCATTTACTACTGTTTTGTTTCTTGTTACTAATCTTGTTATTTATAAGTTTGTGCGTAAGTAG
- the tgt gene encoding tRNA guanosine(34) transglycosylase Tgt, whose product MFSIVKNDNSSSARIGVLNLPHGRVNTPCFMPVGTLGAMKALKHDVLEKLGCNLILANTYHLYLRPGVDIIKKYGGLHKFTAWDKNFLTDSGGFQVFSLSKLRKIETEGIHFQSHIDGSRHYFTPESVFSMQEIFKSDIIMALDICSPYGIEYNDANLYTNITTSWARRTFSAYENRKEGYGGLLFLITQGNFFKDLRKRSTEEILELNSPGVAIGGISVGEPRDKYLEILEYNSFLIPEDKPKYVMGIGTPHYILDAIYYGIDIFDCVNPARIARHGSLLTDDGILRIKRSEFSNDTSPVEKNCVCTLCTRYSRGYLRHLIKSEETLGIMLASEHNICYMFRLIEKARDAIMNDDFARFRKLYLQRYDEGNFYE is encoded by the coding sequence ATGTTTAGTATTGTTAAAAATGATAACAGTTCTAGTGCACGGATTGGTGTGCTTAATCTTCCTCATGGAAGAGTCAATACCCCATGTTTCATGCCAGTTGGAACTTTGGGTGCAATGAAAGCTTTAAAACACGATGTACTTGAGAAATTGGGTTGTAATTTGATTCTTGCAAACACATATCATCTTTATTTAAGACCTGGTGTGGACATAATAAAGAAATACGGAGGTTTGCATAAATTTACGGCCTGGGATAAAAATTTTTTAACAGATTCTGGTGGGTTTCAAGTTTTTTCTTTATCTAAGCTTCGAAAAATTGAAACTGAGGGGATACATTTTCAATCGCATATTGATGGCTCTAGGCATTATTTTACACCTGAGAGCGTATTTAGCATGCAAGAAATTTTTAAAAGTGATATTATCATGGCACTCGATATTTGTAGTCCGTATGGTATTGAATACAATGATGCAAATTTGTATACAAATATTACAACTTCTTGGGCGCGTCGTACATTTAGTGCTTATGAGAACAGAAAAGAAGGATATGGTGGTCTTTTATTTTTAATAACTCAGGGTAATTTTTTTAAAGATTTAAGAAAAAGGAGTACGGAAGAGATTTTGGAATTAAATAGCCCAGGTGTTGCGATAGGAGGGATTTCTGTTGGGGAACCAAGGGATAAATATCTAGAAATTCTTGAATACAATTCTTTCTTAATACCCGAAGATAAGCCAAAGTATGTAATGGGAATTGGTACACCTCACTATATATTGGATGCCATATATTATGGTATTGATATTTTTGATTGCGTTAATCCTGCAAGAATTGCTAGACATGGATCACTTTTAACTGATGATGGAATATTGCGTATTAAGAGATCTGAATTTAGTAACGATACTTCTCCTGTTGAGAAAAATTGTGTGTGTACTTTGTGTACAAGGTATTCAAGAGGCTATTTGAGGCATTTAATAAAATCAGAAGAAACCCTTGGAATAATGTTGGCTAGTGAGCATAATATATGCTACATGTTTAGGCTTATTGAAAAGGCTAGGGATGCAATTATGAATGATGATTTTGCAAGGTTTAGAAAACTTTATCTACAAAGATATGATGAAGGTAATTTTTATGAATAA